The Natrinema pellirubrum DSM 15624 region AGCGATCGAGTCGACGCAGGGCCCGTCGGCAACGTGGCTACGTCCCGTTCCGCTCGAGGCGGACTACCCTGTTGACGTAACTAATATATAAATAAAAATTAAATTATTTGTATGGATTCTAACAAGTTGAAAACAAGCGTCCTGCTGTTGATCGGCGTAGGGCTGTTACTGAATCCGATCTATCTGGTCCCCGAAACTCTCGACGGATCGGAAACACGAGTCAGGTACGACATCGAGCGAGTTACCAACGAGTCGACCGCGAAAACGGTCATCCATCGATCCGATCAGACCCTCCAGTGTGGTGGTGACCCCGTCGAACGGGCGTGTACACTCGAGAGGAGAATACTGGAGCAGGGACCGATCGAGTCCGATCGACCCATGGGCCGATTGAACGTCTCGACGGAGCGGTATAAGCGGGCGTGGAGCAGATATACGCTCGTGTCGATTGACGACGGGTTCTACGTCCCCGACACACGGACCGAGGGGAACACGACGCGACTGTCGCTGCGCGAGGTCTCGCCCATGGACGCAGTCGAGCGGATCGCAGTTCCGAGCCGACGAATGCCCGTCGCGGTACGGGAAGCCGCCGAGACGGGATCAGTTACCGTCCTCGACCGGCGACTACCCGTATTCGAGCGGCATGATCCGGTCGTCCACGACGGCGACGTATACTATCGGACGGCGAGGGAAGTACAGCGTCCGCGAGAGCCGACCCAGCTCGTCGGTGTTCGTCTCCTCGCGTTTGTCGGGGGCGGAGTGTGCATCGCTATCGCTTGGAAGCGGCGGGGTCAGCGACGCTCTTCTTGAACGGACTCGGAGACGAGAACAGCGACGTCTACTCGAATGAGGGCTACGACTGAATGTCGAGGCTGTACAGCCGCTTGCGGGCGTCGGAGAACGAAAAGCGCGAGTCGATGACGTTCTCCTCATCGAGTCGGTTCAGGGCGTACCGAACCGTCCGCGAGGGCAACAGCGTCTCGTCGGCGAGCTGTTGCTGAGTCATCGTGTCGTTGTACTCGAGGACCTTCGCGACGAGTTTCGCACTCGGGGGCAGGTCTCGGACGTCATCCCACGTTCCACGCTCGTTGGTCTCCTGTCGAAGCGGCTCTGAAGCACTCATCTTACTCCTCCATTCCGAATACGGGGTAATAATATTTTCTATTCCTATTAATGTCCATCAGTTATACCTCGAGTTGAGTGCACCTACCCGAAGTCTCTTAAGAACCAACACCCAAAGGTCGGGTGATGAGCGACACCGTGGACGACGTCGACCTCCCATACGACGAGGACGAGGCGTCCCAACAGGAGAAAATCCAGGCGCTCGAGGAACGGCTGGAGATCCTCGAGGCGCAAAACGAGGAGATGCGCGACAAACTCCTCGACGCCAACGCCGAGAACAACAAGTACCAGCAGAAACTCGAGCGGCTCACACACGAGAACAAGAAGCTCAAGCAGTCCCCGCTGTTCGTCGCCACCGTGCAGGAAGTCACGGAGGAGGGCGTCATCATCAAACAGCACGGGAACAACCAGGAGGCCCTGACCGAGGTCACCGACGAGATGCGCGACGATCTCGAACCCGACGCCCGGGTCGCGGTCAACAACTCGCTGTCGATCGTCAAGCCCCTCTCGAACGAGACCGACGTCCGCGCCCGTGTGATGGAAGTCACCGAGAGCCCCGAGGTCAGCTATGAGGACATCGGCGGGCTCGAGGAGCAGATGCAGGAGGTCCGCGAGACCGTCGAGATGCCCCTCGAGAAGCCCGAGATGTTCGACGACGTGGGCATCGATCCGCCGAGCGGCGTTTTACTCTACGGGCCGCCGGGGACGGGGAAGACGATGCTCGCGAAGGCCGTCGCCAACCAGACCGACGCCACCTTCATCAAGATGGCCGGCTCGGAACTGGTCCACAAGTTCATCGGCGAGGGCGCGAAGCTGGTTCGAGACCTCTTCGACGTCGCCCGCGAACACGAACCCGCAGTTATCTTCATCGACGAGATCGACGCCATCGCGGCAAAGCGAACGGAGTCGAAGACCTCCGGCGACGCCGAGGTCCAGCGGACGATGATGCAACTACTCAGCGAGATGGACGGCTTCGAGGAGCGAGGCGAGATCCGGATCATCGCCGCGACCAACCGCTTCGACATGCTCGACCGCGCCATCCTCCGGCCCGGTCGGTTTGACCGCCTGATCGAGGTACCAAAGCCCAACGCCGAGGGTCGCGAGATCATCTTCGAGATCCACACCCGTGGGATGAACGTCGCCGACGACGTCGAATTCGCCGAACTGGCCGAAGAGGCCGACAACGCCTCCGGTGCCGACATCAAAGCCGTCTGTACCGAGGCCGGCATGTTCGCCATCCGCGACGACCGCACCGAGATCCGGATGGAGGACTTCCGCAACGCCTGGGACAAGGTTCAGGCCGAGTCCGACGAGACCGAGGACGTCTCGAAGACCTTCGCCTGAGACCGCGTCGGGAGGTCGACGCCGTTTCTCACACCGCTTTCGACGCAAACCGCGGTCGGTGCCGTAACTACTGGCTTCGTTGCAGAACGACGAGCGACTCGTTCGGTCGAGCCCCCTCGAGAGCGGACGGGACCACAAGACATATTCTGCCCAACGCCTACCCATCGGGTAGGACGGTGGACAGCGGGTAGGGGTACTCGCAGTTTCTGTCCACCGATTTATCACCGCTCTCGAGCGGCGTCAGTGCCGTTCGACGGCCGAAGCGACGCCCGTTTCGACCCGGCGTCACTCGTCGCGTTCGATGACGAACTCGGTGAATTCCTCGAGCTTGCGGGTCGTTTCGTCGTCGAAGCCGAGACCGTCGATCTCGGCACGGGCCTGCGCCGCCAGTTCGAGGGCGCGATCGCGAGCGTACTCGATGCTGCCGGCGTCGGCGATGATCTCGAGGGCCTCACTGACGTCGTCGTCGGTGGTGTCGTCGGCCGCCAGAATCGTCTGGAGTCGGTCGGCGCGTTCGGGATCGCTCGCTTCGATCGCGTGAATGACCATGAGCGTCTTCTTGCCCTCGCGGATATCGTTGCCGAACGCCTTGCCGAAGTCGCCGGCCCGCCCCAGCGAGTTCTCGACGTCCAAGATGTCGTCGCCGATCTGGAAGGCGACCGCGGTCAGTTCCGCGTACTTCGCGACCGCCGCCTCGACTTCGGAGGGCTGGTCGGCGATGATCGCGGCCAGTCGCGCGACGATCCGCCCGAGACAGCCGGTCTTGCACGCGCACATCTCGAGGTATTCCTCGGTACCGATTCGGACCTCGCGCTCGTTGTGCCAGCAGATGTCCATGCCCTGCCCGAGATGCGTCCGGTTGAGTTCCTCCATGAGCATCTCGTAGGCGGCGAGTTGCCGGTCGGCCGGGAGGTCGGCCGGGTCGTTCGTGATGATCTTCAGCGGCAGGAAGTACATCGCGTTGCCGGCGTTGAGCGCGATGTCGCGGCCGTAGACGCGGTGGAGCGCTGGCTCTCCACGACGGATCGTGGCCCCGTCCTCGACATCGTCGACGATAATCGTCCCGTTGTGCAGGATCTCCGGAATGCAGGCGTAGGGGAGATACTCGGCGGGATCCTCCCCGAACCCCTCCATGAAGACGAGAAAGAGGACCGCCCGCCAGCGTTTGCCGCCACGGTCGAGCAGGTCCCACAACGGTGTCGCGAGGGCTTGCTGGATACCCTTGGGATCGTACGCGTAGGTCGGTGA contains the following coding sequences:
- a CDS encoding MarR family transcriptional regulator — its product is MSASEPLRQETNERGTWDDVRDLPPSAKLVAKVLEYNDTMTQQQLADETLLPSRTVRYALNRLDEENVIDSRFSFSDARKRLYSLDIQS
- the pan1 gene encoding proteasome-activating nucleotidase Pan1, with the translated sequence MSDTVDDVDLPYDEDEASQQEKIQALEERLEILEAQNEEMRDKLLDANAENNKYQQKLERLTHENKKLKQSPLFVATVQEVTEEGVIIKQHGNNQEALTEVTDEMRDDLEPDARVAVNNSLSIVKPLSNETDVRARVMEVTESPEVSYEDIGGLEEQMQEVRETVEMPLEKPEMFDDVGIDPPSGVLLYGPPGTGKTMLAKAVANQTDATFIKMAGSELVHKFIGEGAKLVRDLFDVAREHEPAVIFIDEIDAIAAKRTESKTSGDAEVQRTMMQLLSEMDGFEERGEIRIIAATNRFDMLDRAILRPGRFDRLIEVPKPNAEGREIIFEIHTRGMNVADDVEFAELAEEADNASGADIKAVCTEAGMFAIRDDRTEIRMEDFRNAWDKVQAESDETEDVSKTFA
- a CDS encoding polyprenyl synthetase family protein yields the protein MRETLADWRPAIDDAIAELVPREIDADYLESYFGSPTYAYDPKGIQQALATPLWDLLDRGGKRWRAVLFLVFMEGFGEDPAEYLPYACIPEILHNGTIIVDDVEDGATIRRGEPALHRVYGRDIALNAGNAMYFLPLKIITNDPADLPADRQLAAYEMLMEELNRTHLGQGMDICWHNEREVRIGTEEYLEMCACKTGCLGRIVARLAAIIADQPSEVEAAVAKYAELTAVAFQIGDDILDVENSLGRAGDFGKAFGNDIREGKKTLMVIHAIEASDPERADRLQTILAADDTTDDDVSEALEIIADAGSIEYARDRALELAAQARAEIDGLGFDDETTRKLEEFTEFVIERDE